The Mercurialis annua linkage group LG2, ddMerAnnu1.2, whole genome shotgun sequence genome contains a region encoding:
- the LOC126670415 gene encoding eukaryotic translation initiation factor 3 subunit K: MGREREPQQQQVAYTVEQLVAVNPYNPDILPDLENYVNEQVSSQSYSLDANLCLLRLYQFEPDRMSTQIVARILVKALMALPAPDFSLCLFLIPERVQMEEQFKTLIVLSHYLETGRFSQFWAEAAKSRHLVEAVPGFEQAIQAYAIHMLSLTYQNVPRSVLAEAINIEGLSLDKFLEHQVVNSGWIIEKGHGKGQLIVLPSNEFNHPELKKNTADTVPLEHITRIFPILG; this comes from the exons ATGGGAAGAGAACGAGAACCGCAGCAGCAGCAAGTGGCCTACACAGTCGAACAGCTCGTCGCCGTCAATCCGTACAATCCCGATATCCTCCCCGATCTCGAAAACTACGTCAATGAGCAG gtaTCATCGCAATCGTACAGTTTGGATGCAAATCTATGCCTTCTTCGCCTCTATCag TTTGAGCCTGATCGAATGAGCACTCAAATTGTTGCTAGAATCTTGGTTAAG GCACTGATGGCGTTGCCAGCTCCAGATTTCAGCCTTTGCTTATTTTTGATTCCTGAAAGAGTG CAAATGGAGGAACAATTCAAGACTTTGATTGTTCTATCACATTATTTGGAG ACAGGAAGGTTTAGCCAGTTCTGGGCTGAAGCAGCTAAGAGTCGCCACTTAGTTGAAGCTGTGCCAG GTTTTGAGCAAGCAATCCAAGCATACGCGATTCATATGCTTTCCTTGACTTATCAAAACGTTCCTCGGTCTGTGCTGGCTGAG GCTATCAACATTGAAGGTCTATCATTGGACAAATTCCTTGAACACCAAGTGGTCAATTCTGGTTGGATAATAGAGAAAGGGCATGGCAAGGGTCAACTCATAGTCCTGCCCAGCAATGAATTTAACCATCCCGAGCTAAAGAAAAACACAGCAGATACTGTACCGTTAGAGCACATCACTAGAATCTTCCCTATTCTTGGATGA
- the LOC126669753 gene encoding kinesin-like protein NACK2, producing the protein MVGTPTTPACKMMIQRTPSTVPGSVGGGSRAREEKIMVTVRIRPLSRKEQAMYDLIAWECPDDQTIVYKNPSYARPVVPYTFDKVFDVASSTQKVYEEGAKNVALSALTGMNATIFAYGQTSSGKTYTMRGITENAIKDIYEHVKNTQDREFTLRLSALEIYNETVIDLLNRESGPLRLLDDPEKGTIVEKLVEEVVRDTQHLRHLIGICEAQRQVGETSLNDQSSRSHQIIRLTIESSLRGNSGCVKSFLASLNLVDLAGSERASQTNADGTRLKEGSHINRSLLTLTTVIRKLSGGKRSGHIPYRDSKLTRILQHSLGGNARTAIICTISPALRHVEQTRNTLSFATSAKEVTNSAQVNMVVAEKGLVKHLQKEVARLESELRSPEPSSSCLKTLLMKKDLKIEQMEREVKELKRQRDLAQSQLELERTAHKELKGQDQCGPSSQVVRCLSFSNEDEAAIAKHNPEVQLRNVSGRQATIRQSITSTDPSLLVQEIRKLEQLQRQLGDEANRALEVLHKEVSSHRLGSQANTQATTEAIAKMLSEIKDMHVLKSVPEEVVIGDKASLREEITRLNSQESTIASLERKLDNVQKSIEMLVSSYASNEETPEFKSLSKKKKSFPFPLSNSSNRQNIIRYPCSPSSSSQGVVDNEIENRVPETSIPFSGNMARPSEVTPLKSDKSGYSSASREGTPKSQSNSVNVRKLQRMFKNAAEENIQSIRAYVTELKERVAKLQYQKQLLVCQVLELEANETTADEMDNIDESPMPWNLIFEDQRKQIVMLWHLCHVSLIHRTQFYLLFKGDPSDQIYMEVELRRLSWLEQHLSELGNASPALLGDEPAGSVSSSIRALKQEREYLAKRVSTKLTAEERENLYTKWEIPPVGKQRRVQLVNKLWTDPLNMQHIKESAEIVAKLVGFCESGEHASKEMFELNFKNPCDKKTWMGWNLISNLLHL; encoded by the exons ATGGTAGGGACTCCGACCACACCGGCGTGTAAGATGATGATACAGAGAACACCTTCCACAGTACCTGGTAGTGTTGGTGGTGGCTCGAGAGCTCGCGAGGAGAAGATTATGGTCACTGTTAGAATTAGGCCATTAAGCAGGAAGGAGCAAGCAATGTATGACCTTATTGCCTGGGAATGCCCTGATGATCAAACCATAGTTTACAAGAATCCTAGCTATGCGCGTCCAGTAGTGCCGTATACCTTTG ATAAGGTTTTTGATGTGGCTAGTTCTACACAGAAGGTATACGAAGAAGGGGCAAAGAATGTGGCTTTGTCCGCTCTAACGGGAATGAATG CTACCATCTTTGCATATGGGCAAACTAGCAGTGGTAAGACGTATACTATGAGAGGGATCACCGAAAATGCCATTAAGGACATCTATGAGCATGTTAAAAAT ACTCAAGACAGGGAATTTACCTTGAGATTATCAGCCTTGGAGATTTACAATGAAACTGTTATAGATCTTTTGAATCGTGAATCTGGCCCCCTTAGGCTTTTGGATGACCCTGAG AAAGGAACTATTGTTGAAAAGCTGGTTGAAGAAGTTGTGAGGGACACCCAACATCTGAGGCACTTGATTGGAATTTGTGAAG CTCAAAGGCAAGTAGGAGAAACTTCACTAAATGATCAAAGCTCAAGATCACATCAGATAATACGACTG acCATTGAGAGCTCACTTCGAGGAAATTCAGGATGTGTAAAGTCTTTTTTAGCAAGTTTG AATCTTGTGGATCTTGCTGGAAGTGAACGAGCATCTCAAACAAATGCGGATGGCACAAGGTTGAAGGAAGGCAGTCATATTAATCGCAGCTTGTTGACACTCACAACAGTGATTAGAAAACTAAG TGGTGGAAAAAGGAGTGGTCACATACCATATAGAGACTCAAAACTGACACGGATATTGCAGCATTCATTGGGGGGTAATGCCCGAACAGCTATCATATGTACCATAAGTCCTGCTTTACGTCATGTGGAGCAAACAAGGAATACACTTTCATTTGCAACTAGTGCAAAAGAGGTCACAAACAGTGCTCAAGTAAACATG GTTGTTGCGGAGAAGGGTTTGGTTAAGCATTTGCAGAAGGAAGTGGCAAGACTTGAATCAGAGCTGCGAAGTCCGGAgccttcttcttcttgtttAAAGACATTACTGATGAAAAAGGATTTGAAAATTGAACAG ATGGAGAGGGAGGTGAAAGAGCTGAAGCGCCAGAGAGACCTTGCCCAGTCTCAGCTTGAACTAGAAAGGACAGCCCACAAGGAGCTCAAG GGGCAAGACCAGTGTGGGCCGTCGAGCCAAGTGGTTCGGTGcctttctttttcaaatgaagaTGAGGCAGCTATAGCTAAACATAATCCAGAAGTACAGCTAAGAAATGTAAGTGGACGGCAGGCAACAATTAGGCAGTCGATCACTTCTACAGATCCATCTTTACTTGTTCAGGAAATTCGTAAGCTTGAACAGTTGCAGAGGCAATTAGGTGATGAAGCAAACCGAGCTCTTGAAGTGCTTCATAAGGAGGTCTCTTCTCACCGACTGGGGAGTCAAGCAAATACACAAGCAACTACAGAAGCCATAGCAAAGATGCTGTCAGAAATTAAGGATATGCATGTTCTTAAATCGGTTCCTGAAGAAGTTGTGATTGGAGACAAGGCCAGCCTAAGGGAAGAGATCACTCGGTTAAACTCTCAAGAAAGCACTATTGCATCTCTAGAAAGGAAGCTTGATAATGTTCAGAAATCTATAGAGATGCTGGTTTCTTCTTATGCAAGTAATGAGGAGACTCCAGAGTTCAAGTCCTtgtcaaaaaagaagaaaagcttTCCTTTTCCATTGAGTAACAGTTCAAACAGGCAAAATATCATACGATACCCATGCTCACCCTCGTCTTCTTCTCAAGGAGTAGTGGATAATGAAATTGAGAACAGAGTTCCAGAGACCAGTATTCCTTTTAGCGGCAATATGGCTAGACCATCTGAGGTTACTCCCCTGAAAAGTGATAAAAGTGGTTACAGTTCTGCATCAAGGGAGGGAACTCCAAAGTCGCAATCAAATTCAGTTAATGTAAGAAAACTGCAGAGAATGTTCAAGAATGCTGCTGAAGAGAATATTCAGAGCATTAGAGCTTATGTTACTGAATTAAAAGAAAGGGTGGCAAAGCTTCAATACCAAAAGCAGCTTCTGGTTTGCCAG GTGTTAGAGCTAGAGGCAAATGAGACTACAGCTGATGAGATGGATAATATTGATGAGTCTCCCATGCCATGGAACTTGATTTTTGAGGACCAGAGAAAGCAAATTGTTATGCTATGGCATCTATGTCATGTTTCTTTGATACACAGAACAcagttttatcttttatttaaagGAGACCCTTCTGATCAGATATATATGGAAGTTGAGCTTAGGCGATTGTCATGGCTGGAGCAGCATTTATCAGAGCTCGGCAATGCGAGCCCTGCACTTTTAGGCGATGAGCCTGCAGGCTCTGTCTCATCGAG CATAAGAGCTCTGAAACAAGAAAGGGAGTATCTAGCAAAGAGAGTGAGCACAAAGCTAACAGCTGAAGAAAGAGAGAATCTTTACACAAAGTGGGAAATTCCACCAGTAGGAAAACAGAGGAGGGTGCAACTGGTGAACAAATTATGGACAGATCCTCTTAATATGCAACACATTAAAGAAAGTGCTGAAATTGTTGCTAAGCTGGTCGGGTTTTGCGAATCGGGAGAACATGCTAGTAAGGAAATGTTTGAACTGAACTTCAAGAATCCATGTGACAAGAAGACATGGATGGGGTGGAATTTGATCTCAAATCTTTTACATTTATAG